A single region of the Pseudomonas sp. PDM14 genome encodes:
- a CDS encoding acyl-CoA dehydrogenase family protein: MSAFQEYFDDSHQLVRDSVRRFVEREILPHVADWEEAEEFPRELYLKAGAAGILGIGYPERFGGSHEGDLFAKVAASEELMRSGSGGLVAGLGSLDIGLPPVLKWARPEIRDRVVPQVLAGEKIMALAVTEPSGGSDVANLKTRAVRDGDFYRVTGSKTFITSGVRADYYTVAVRTGGEGFGGVSLLLIEKGTPGFTVGRKLKKMGWWASDTAELFFDDCKVPVGNLIGMENMGFAGIMANFQSERLSLALMANMTAELALEEALRWGRERQAFGKPIGKFQVLKHRLAEMATELEVSREFTYRQAAKMAAGKSVVKEISMAKNFATDMADRVTYDAVQILGGMGYMRESLVERLYRDNRILSIGGGSREIMHEIISKQMGL, encoded by the coding sequence ATGAGCGCGTTCCAGGAATACTTCGACGACTCCCACCAACTGGTTCGTGATTCGGTGCGCCGTTTCGTCGAGCGCGAGATCCTGCCGCACGTAGCGGACTGGGAGGAAGCCGAGGAGTTTCCCCGTGAGCTGTACCTCAAGGCCGGTGCCGCCGGGATTCTCGGTATCGGCTATCCGGAGCGCTTCGGTGGCAGTCACGAAGGCGACCTGTTCGCCAAGGTGGCGGCGAGCGAAGAACTGATGCGCTCCGGCTCCGGCGGCCTGGTCGCCGGCCTCGGTTCACTGGATATCGGCCTGCCGCCGGTGCTCAAGTGGGCGCGCCCGGAGATTCGTGACCGCGTGGTGCCGCAGGTGCTGGCCGGCGAGAAGATCATGGCCCTGGCCGTCACCGAGCCGTCCGGCGGTTCCGACGTGGCCAACCTGAAAACCCGCGCCGTGCGTGATGGTGACTTCTACCGGGTGACCGGCAGCAAGACCTTCATTACCAGCGGCGTACGCGCCGACTACTACACGGTGGCCGTGCGCACCGGTGGTGAAGGCTTCGGCGGCGTCAGCCTGTTGCTGATCGAGAAAGGCACGCCCGGTTTCACCGTCGGCCGCAAGCTGAAGAAGATGGGCTGGTGGGCGTCGGACACTGCCGAGCTGTTCTTCGATGACTGCAAGGTGCCGGTGGGCAACCTGATCGGCATGGAGAACATGGGTTTTGCCGGGATCATGGCCAACTTCCAGAGCGAGCGCCTGTCGCTGGCGCTGATGGCCAACATGACCGCCGAGCTGGCGCTGGAAGAGGCACTGCGCTGGGGCCGCGAGCGCCAGGCGTTCGGCAAGCCGATCGGCAAGTTCCAGGTGCTCAAGCACCGCCTGGCGGAGATGGCCACGGAACTGGAAGTGTCGCGCGAATTCACCTACCGCCAGGCCGCGAAGATGGCTGCCGGCAAGAGTGTGGTGAAGGAAATCTCCATGGCCAAGAACTTCGCCACCGACATGGCCGACCGCGTCACCTATGACGCGGTGCAGATCCTCGGCGGCATGGGCTACATGCGTGAGAGCCTCGTGGAGCGCTTGTATCGCGACAACCGCATCCTTTCCATCGGCGGTGGCTCGCGCGAGATCATGCACGAGATCATCAGCAAGCAGATGGGCCTGTAG
- a CDS encoding DUF4157 domain-containing protein translates to MTLYTRTLYGLFLWLGLSLAAQAASCPAGQFPVCMGMCVCVPDPRQVQEDMSHTAAPALADWLLRSRDTAQAEGVLPMPPAIRQHLLAYYPAQLLDAARYKVGSNDQRGAATAMLQNPDIRAVTLVDIIVFRTQQAAQSDVALWAHELKHVEQYQHWGVQEFARRYTRDFDAVEAPAYEVQIKVSQALRRGQ, encoded by the coding sequence ATGACCCTGTACACCAGAACGCTGTATGGCCTTTTCCTGTGGCTCGGCCTGAGTCTCGCGGCGCAGGCTGCATCCTGCCCGGCGGGGCAGTTTCCGGTGTGCATGGGCATGTGCGTGTGCGTTCCCGACCCACGCCAGGTGCAGGAGGACATGAGCCATACCGCCGCGCCGGCCCTGGCTGACTGGCTGCTGCGCTCACGTGATACCGCTCAGGCCGAGGGCGTGCTGCCGATGCCGCCGGCGATTCGCCAACACCTGCTGGCCTACTACCCGGCCCAGTTGCTCGACGCGGCGCGCTACAAGGTCGGCAGCAACGACCAGCGCGGTGCTGCCACGGCCATGCTGCAGAACCCGGACATCCGTGCCGTGACCCTGGTCGACATCATCGTCTTTCGCACCCAGCAGGCGGCGCAGAGCGATGTTGCGTTGTGGGCCCACGAGCTCAAGCACGTCGAGCAATACCAGCACTGGGGCGTGCAGGAATTCGCCCGGCGCTACACCCGCGATTTCGATGCCGTCGAGGCGCCGGCCTATGAGGTGCAGATCAAGGTGTCCCAGGCCCTGCGTCGCGGCCAGTGA
- the recR gene encoding recombination mediator RecR: protein MSFSPLIRQLIDSLRILPGVGQKTAQRMALQMLERDRSGGLRLASALTQAMEGVGHCTRCRTLCEDELCPQCADPRRDDALLCVVEGPLDVFAVEQTGYRGRYFVLKGHLSPLDGLGPEAIGIPELLARVSAGAFREMILATNPTVEGEATAHYIAQMLAGKGIILSRIAHGVPLGGELELVDGGTLAHAFAGRRPIEG, encoded by the coding sequence ATGAGCTTCAGCCCGCTGATCCGCCAACTCATCGATTCGCTGCGCATCCTGCCGGGTGTGGGGCAGAAGACGGCGCAGCGCATGGCGTTGCAGATGCTCGAGCGTGATCGCAGCGGCGGCCTGCGCCTGGCCAGTGCGCTGACCCAGGCGATGGAAGGGGTCGGGCATTGCACGCGCTGCCGCACGCTGTGCGAGGACGAGCTGTGCCCGCAGTGCGCCGACCCGCGTCGCGATGATGCGTTGCTGTGCGTGGTGGAGGGGCCGCTGGATGTGTTCGCCGTGGAGCAGACCGGTTACCGCGGGCGCTATTTCGTGCTCAAGGGCCATCTGTCGCCGCTCGATGGCCTGGGCCCGGAAGCCATCGGTATTCCCGAGCTGCTGGCGCGTGTGTCGGCCGGCGCCTTTCGCGAGATGATTCTGGCCACCAACCCGACGGTGGAAGGCGAGGCCACGGCGCATTACATCGCGCAGATGCTCGCCGGCAAGGGCATCATCCTCTCGCGCATCGCCCACGGCGTGCCGTTGGGTGGCGAGCTGGAGCTGGTGGACGGCGGCACCCTGGCCCATGCCTTCGCCGGGCGCCGGCCAATCGAGGGCTGA
- a CDS encoding YbaB/EbfC family nucleoid-associated protein yields MMKGGMAGLMKQAQQMQEKMQKMQEELANAEVTGQSGAGLVSVVMTGRHDVKRINLDDSLMQEDKEVLEDLIAAAVNDAVRKIEQNSQDKMSGMTAGMQLPPGFKMPF; encoded by the coding sequence ATGATGAAAGGTGGCATGGCAGGCCTGATGAAACAGGCTCAGCAGATGCAGGAAAAAATGCAGAAGATGCAGGAAGAGCTGGCCAACGCCGAGGTCACCGGCCAGTCCGGCGCCGGCCTGGTGAGCGTGGTGATGACCGGTCGTCACGACGTCAAGCGCATCAACCTGGACGACAGCCTGATGCAGGAAGACAAGGAAGTGCTCGAAGACCTGATCGCCGCGGCGGTCAACGACGCGGTGCGCAAGATCGAGCAGAACAGCCAGGACAAGATGTCGGGCATGACTGCAGGCATGCAGCTCCCCCCCGGCTTCAAAATGCCCTTCTAG
- the dnaX gene encoding DNA polymerase III subunit gamma/tau gives MSYQVLARKWRPRSFREMVGQTHVLKALINALDSQRLHHAYLFTGTRGVGKTTIARIIAKCLNCETGISSTPCGTCSVCREIDEGRFVDLIEVDAASRTKVEDTRELLENVQYAPSRGRYKVYLIDEVHMLSTHSFNALLKTLEEPPPHVKFLLATTDPQKLPVTILSRCLQFSLKNMPPERVVEHLTHVLTAESIPFEEDALWLLGRAADGSMRDAMSLTDQAIAFGEGKVLATDVRSMLGTLDHGQVYGVLHALLEGDARALLEAVRHLAEQGPDWNGVLSEMLNVLHRVAVAQALPEAVDNGQGDRDRVLALAQALPAEDVQFYYQMGLIGRRDLPLAPEPRGGFEMVLLRMLAFRPADADGAPRSPLKDLGISKATADSSTTPVAGAAAVAAPVVAIAPPAAPVVAQTVAPALAPALVATPVAPVAAGAAVVAPAAQVAVAEAAVAEAPAPVVDVPWDTPAVPEPVAPAISEPPADVPVVAVQAVEPVVAAPVQAEPVAVAVAPQSVAAAPVLAQVAEAEEGDDDEPPPGDYDYAEVDGDSLDYDFDVSAAEPVAEPEPLPAAMPATGLAAEWLELFPRLGLSGMTGSIGANCTLIEANGDDWLLHLDPGHSALFNPTQQRRLNDALNQHLTRTINLRIELILPQQETPAQAAARKRAERQRLAEQSIHDDPLVQQMIQQFAAVIRADSIEPVNS, from the coding sequence ATGAGTTATCAGGTTCTTGCACGTAAATGGCGTCCGCGCTCGTTCCGCGAAATGGTCGGCCAGACTCATGTGCTCAAGGCCCTGATCAACGCCCTGGACAGCCAGCGCCTGCACCATGCGTACCTGTTCACCGGCACTCGCGGCGTGGGCAAGACCACCATCGCGCGGATCATCGCCAAGTGCCTGAACTGCGAAACCGGCATCAGCTCGACCCCCTGCGGCACCTGTTCGGTGTGCCGGGAGATCGACGAGGGCCGCTTCGTCGACCTGATCGAAGTCGACGCCGCCAGCCGCACCAAGGTCGAAGACACCCGTGAGCTGCTGGAAAACGTGCAGTACGCACCCAGCCGCGGTCGCTACAAGGTCTACCTGATCGACGAAGTGCACATGCTCTCCACGCACTCGTTCAACGCGCTGCTCAAGACCCTCGAAGAGCCGCCGCCCCACGTCAAGTTCTTGCTGGCTACCACCGATCCGCAGAAGCTGCCGGTCACTATCCTCTCGCGCTGCCTGCAGTTCTCCCTGAAGAACATGCCGCCGGAGCGCGTGGTCGAGCACCTGACCCACGTGCTGACCGCCGAGAGCATCCCGTTCGAGGAAGACGCCCTGTGGCTGCTCGGCCGCGCCGCCGATGGTTCGATGCGTGACGCCATGAGCCTCACCGACCAGGCCATCGCCTTCGGTGAAGGCAAGGTGCTGGCGACCGATGTGCGTTCGATGCTCGGCACGCTCGATCACGGTCAAGTCTACGGCGTGCTGCACGCGCTGCTCGAAGGTGATGCCCGCGCGCTGCTCGAAGCCGTGCGTCACCTGGCCGAGCAGGGCCCGGACTGGAACGGCGTGCTTTCCGAAATGCTCAATGTGCTGCACCGCGTGGCTGTTGCCCAGGCGTTGCCGGAAGCGGTGGACAATGGCCAGGGCGACCGTGATCGCGTGCTGGCCCTGGCCCAGGCGCTGCCTGCCGAAGATGTGCAGTTCTACTACCAGATGGGGTTGATCGGTCGCCGTGACCTGCCCCTGGCGCCAGAGCCGCGCGGCGGCTTCGAGATGGTCCTGCTGCGCATGCTGGCGTTCCGCCCGGCGGATGCCGACGGGGCGCCGAGGTCACCGTTAAAGGACCTGGGAATCAGCAAGGCCACGGCTGATTCCTCAACAACCCCAGTGGCCGGTGCGGCTGCCGTTGCTGCACCGGTTGTTGCCATTGCCCCGCCCGCCGCTCCGGTGGTTGCCCAGACCGTAGCGCCTGCGCTGGCACCGGCGCTGGTTGCGACGCCCGTGGCTCCGGTCGCGGCGGGTGCCGCCGTTGTTGCGCCAGCTGCGCAGGTCGCCGTCGCTGAGGCGGCTGTGGCCGAGGCTCCCGCTCCGGTGGTCGATGTACCCTGGGATACGCCGGCTGTACCCGAGCCGGTAGCCCCCGCCATCAGCGAGCCGCCAGCCGACGTGCCAGTGGTGGCCGTGCAGGCAGTCGAACCCGTCGTGGCGGCGCCTGTTCAGGCCGAACCGGTTGCCGTCGCCGTGGCGCCGCAGTCCGTAGCAGCTGCGCCGGTCCTGGCCCAGGTCGCTGAAGCCGAGGAGGGCGATGACGACGAGCCGCCGCCCGGCGATTACGACTACGCCGAAGTGGATGGCGACAGCCTCGACTATGATTTCGACGTTTCGGCGGCGGAACCGGTGGCTGAGCCCGAGCCTCTGCCTGCCGCGATGCCGGCCACCGGGCTGGCGGCGGAGTGGCTGGAGCTGTTCCCGCGCCTGGGCCTGTCCGGCATGACCGGCAGCATCGGCGCCAACTGCACGCTGATCGAAGCCAATGGCGACGACTGGCTGTTGCACCTGGATCCGGGCCACAGCGCGCTGTTCAACCCGACCCAGCAGCGCCGCCTGAACGACGCGCTGAACCAGCACCTGACGCGCACCATCAACCTGCGCATCGAGCTGATCCTGCCGCAGCAGGAAACCCCGGCCCAGGCCGCCGCGCGCAAGCGTGCCGAGCGCCAGCGCCTGGCCGAGCAGTCGATCCACGACGACCCGCTGGTGCAACAGATGATTCAACAGTTCGCCGCGGTGATCCGCGCCGACTCCATCGAACCCGTGAACAGTTAA
- the imuA gene encoding translesion DNA synthesis-associated protein ImuA, translating to MGAVVALDALLDARRIWKGQHSAPPPGSQPTGHATLDAALPSGGWPDAALSELLIAEPGIGELQLLWPTLARLSQTRERVVLVGPPHLPYPVAWEAAGVDLRQLQIIQASGRDALWAAEQCLRSGSCGAVLCWPQQADDRTLRRLQVAAETGATLAFAYRPLREAVNPSPAALRLAVEANPAQLRVLKCRGGLAPARPIPAVWH from the coding sequence ATGGGTGCCGTAGTAGCCCTGGATGCCCTACTCGATGCGCGGCGCATCTGGAAAGGCCAGCACAGCGCGCCGCCACCCGGTAGCCAGCCGACCGGCCATGCCACGCTGGACGCTGCTCTGCCCAGCGGTGGCTGGCCAGACGCGGCATTGAGCGAGTTGCTGATCGCCGAGCCGGGCATCGGTGAACTGCAGCTGCTCTGGCCGACGCTCGCTCGTCTCAGCCAGACCCGCGAACGTGTAGTTCTGGTCGGCCCGCCTCACCTGCCCTACCCAGTCGCCTGGGAGGCGGCCGGTGTCGATTTGCGCCAGCTGCAGATCATTCAAGCCAGCGGCCGCGATGCACTGTGGGCAGCCGAACAATGCCTGCGCTCGGGCAGTTGCGGTGCGGTGCTGTGCTGGCCGCAACAGGCCGACGACCGCACCCTGCGCCGCTTGCAGGTCGCTGCGGAAACTGGCGCTACCCTGGCGTTCGCCTACCGGCCGTTACGCGAAGCAGTGAACCCTTCACCGGCGGCACTGCGCCTGGCGGTGGAAGCCAACCCGGCGCAACTGCGCGTGCTCAAGTGCCGTGGCGGGCTGGCGCCGGCGCGACCGATCCCGGCCGTCTGGCACTGA
- a CDS encoding Y-family DNA polymerase, which produces MLWACILLPQLAMDGVLRQRVDADAPLVLLSGSAQRRVLQAVNPAARALGLKPGQALSAAQALSRDFAAAEYDLAQIERWRQLLAAWAYRFSSQVSLDHPRALLLEVQSSFSLFGPWPRFEARLREELAALGFRHRITAAPNPLAARVLANAHDGLLVDNETTLQPLLGQLPLDRAGLPREVATAFTRMGLRTLRQVLALPRDTLARRFPAEVLHHLDVLHGTRPHALNFYLPPDRFESRIELNFDVESHQALLFPVRRLTADLAAYLAGRDSGVQRFTLHLEHHEREDTQLTVGLLSAEREPAMLFELTRGRLEHLQLPAPVQALRLIARDLPAFVPEHRELFNERPQQSLPWEQLRERLRARLGDEAVHGLHAVADHRPECAWRGASASTPPPPMSHAPRPGWLLGEPIPLRGAPRLLAGPERIESGWWDGGDVRRDYYLIETRSGQRGWAYRAVGSDGPLLLHGWFA; this is translated from the coding sequence ATGCTCTGGGCCTGCATCCTGCTGCCACAACTGGCCATGGATGGCGTGCTGCGCCAGCGCGTCGACGCCGACGCACCGCTGGTGCTGCTCAGCGGTTCGGCGCAGCGCCGTGTACTGCAGGCGGTGAACCCGGCTGCCCGCGCTCTGGGCTTGAAGCCCGGCCAGGCATTGAGCGCGGCCCAGGCCCTGAGCCGCGACTTTGCCGCCGCCGAATACGACCTGGCGCAGATCGAGCGCTGGCGCCAGTTGCTGGCCGCCTGGGCCTATCGCTTCAGCTCGCAGGTCAGCCTCGATCATCCGCGTGCCTTGCTGCTGGAGGTGCAATCGAGCTTCAGTCTGTTCGGCCCCTGGCCGCGCTTCGAAGCACGCCTGCGCGAGGAGCTGGCCGCTCTGGGCTTTCGCCACCGCATCACTGCCGCGCCAAACCCGCTGGCCGCACGTGTGCTGGCCAACGCCCACGATGGCCTGCTGGTCGACAACGAGACCACGCTGCAGCCACTACTTGGACAACTGCCACTGGATCGCGCCGGCCTGCCCCGCGAGGTGGCGACCGCGTTCACCCGCATGGGCCTGCGTACGCTGCGCCAGGTCCTGGCCCTGCCACGCGATACCTTGGCCCGGCGCTTCCCCGCCGAGGTATTGCACCATCTCGACGTGCTGCACGGCACCCGGCCGCACGCACTGAATTTCTATCTGCCACCTGACCGCTTCGAGTCGCGCATCGAGCTGAACTTCGACGTCGAATCGCACCAGGCCCTGCTGTTTCCCGTGCGCCGCCTGACCGCCGACCTCGCCGCCTACCTGGCCGGGCGCGACAGCGGCGTACAGCGCTTCACCCTGCACCTGGAGCACCACGAGCGCGAAGACACCCAGCTCACGGTCGGCCTGCTCAGTGCCGAACGCGAACCGGCGATGCTCTTCGAGCTGACCCGCGGCCGTCTCGAGCACCTGCAACTGCCCGCACCCGTGCAGGCTCTGCGCCTGATCGCCCGCGACCTGCCGGCCTTCGTTCCGGAGCACCGCGAGCTGTTCAATGAACGGCCACAGCAATCCCTGCCCTGGGAGCAGTTGCGTGAACGTCTGCGCGCGCGTCTCGGTGACGAAGCCGTGCATGGTTTGCATGCCGTGGCCGACCACCGCCCCGAGTGCGCCTGGCGTGGAGCCAGTGCTAGCACGCCCCCGCCACCGATGAGCCACGCTCCGCGGCCGGGTTGGCTGCTAGGAGAGCCGATCCCGCTGCGCGGCGCACCACGCCTGCTCGCCGGCCCCGAGCGCATCGAGTCCGGCTGGTGGGACGGCGGCGACGTACGCCGCGACTACTACCTGATCGAAACCCGCAGCGGTCAGCGCGGCTGGGCCTATCGCGCAGTCGGCAGCGACGGGCCGTTGCTGCTGCACGGCTGGTTCGCATGA
- a CDS encoding error-prone DNA polymerase — protein MNAGYAELHCLSNFSFQRGASSAQELFERAKRLGYRSLAITDECTLAGIVRAWQAAKACELPLIIGSEMHIENGPKLVLLVADLTGYQALCRLITLARRRAEKGRYRLLHEDFDAPLSGLLAIWLPSDENPQHGDWLRQRFGADLWLGVALHRGPDDARQLQRRLALAAQLGLRAVACGDVHMHARGRRALQDCMTAIRHHLPVAEAGLHLYANGERHLRRHEELAELYPSELLTETLQIAARCHFDLGQLRYQYPRELVPEDHTPTTWLRHLAEKNIPWRWPRGIPEQARKNLEKELSVIEELEYESYFLTVHDIVQFARQQHILCQGRGSAANSTLCFVLGITELDPANSNLLFERFLSKERNEPPDIDVDFEHERREEVIQYVFRRYGRDRAALTAVASTYHGAGAVRDIAKALGLPPDQVNALAACCGRWTDKLPPAERLREAGFDPDSPILRRVLALTDQLIGFPRHLSQHPGGFVISEQPLHQLVPVENAAMAERSIIQWDKDDLDLIGLLKVDVLALGMLSALRRCFNLIERYRGKRWSIASIPPGDKPTYEMISRADTVGVFQIESRAQMAMLPRLRPQNFYDLVIEVAIVRPGPIQGDMVHPYLRRRNKEEAVTYPSEELKPVFERTLGVPLFQEQVMQLAIVAAEYTPGEADELRRSMAAWKRHGGLEHHRDKLMTKMTARGYTAEFVTRIFEQIKGFGSYGFPESHAASFALLTYASCWLKCHEPAAFACALINSWPMGFYSPDQVLQDARRHRIQIRPVDVRHSDWDCSLEPCDGAQPAIRLGLRMVRSLREEVGQRIADARQRGAYVDIDDLSRRANLDARARELLADAGALRGLVGHRHRARWAVAGVEAPLPLFAEQPARHETAVALPLPSAGEDMLTDYATLGTTLGPHPLKLLRSQLHARRCRSSRELPGIEHERPVRVAGLVIGRQRPQTASGVTFVTLEDEFGMINVVVWHDLAERQRRVLLQSQLLQIDGRLESHQGVRHVIAGRLIDLTPLLTGLNVRSRDFH, from the coding sequence ATGAACGCCGGGTATGCCGAGCTGCACTGCCTGTCCAACTTCAGCTTCCAGCGCGGCGCCTCCAGCGCCCAGGAACTGTTCGAGCGTGCCAAACGCCTCGGCTATCGCTCGCTGGCGATCACCGACGAGTGCACCCTGGCCGGCATCGTTCGCGCCTGGCAGGCGGCCAAGGCCTGTGAACTGCCGCTGATCATCGGCAGTGAGATGCACATCGAGAACGGCCCCAAGCTGGTGCTGCTGGTGGCCGACCTCACCGGCTACCAGGCCCTCTGCCGCCTGATCACCCTCGCCCGCCGCCGCGCCGAGAAAGGCCGCTATCGCCTGCTGCACGAAGACTTCGATGCACCACTGAGCGGCCTGTTGGCGATCTGGCTGCCGAGCGACGAGAACCCGCAGCACGGCGATTGGCTGCGCCAACGCTTCGGTGCGGACCTGTGGCTGGGCGTGGCGCTGCACCGCGGCCCGGACGATGCAAGGCAGCTGCAGCGCCGGCTCGCTCTCGCGGCCCAGCTGGGCCTGCGTGCGGTGGCCTGCGGCGACGTGCACATGCACGCCCGCGGACGCCGCGCCCTGCAAGACTGCATGACCGCTATCCGCCACCACCTGCCAGTGGCGGAAGCCGGCCTGCACCTGTACGCCAATGGCGAGCGCCACCTGCGCCGGCACGAGGAGCTGGCCGAGCTCTACCCGAGCGAACTGCTCACCGAGACACTGCAGATCGCCGCGCGCTGTCATTTCGATCTCGGCCAACTGCGCTATCAATACCCACGGGAACTGGTGCCCGAGGACCATACGCCGACCACCTGGCTGCGCCATCTGGCCGAGAAAAACATCCCCTGGCGCTGGCCGAGAGGCATCCCCGAGCAGGCGCGGAAAAACCTGGAGAAAGAGCTGAGCGTGATCGAAGAGCTCGAGTACGAAAGCTACTTCCTCACGGTACACGACATCGTCCAGTTCGCCCGCCAGCAGCACATCCTCTGCCAGGGCCGTGGTTCGGCCGCCAACTCCACGCTGTGTTTCGTGCTCGGCATCACCGAGCTGGACCCGGCGAACTCCAACCTGCTGTTCGAACGCTTTCTCTCCAAAGAGCGCAACGAGCCGCCGGACATCGACGTGGACTTCGAGCACGAGCGCCGCGAGGAAGTCATTCAGTACGTGTTCCGCCGCTACGGCCGCGACCGCGCCGCGCTCACCGCCGTGGCCAGTACCTACCACGGCGCCGGTGCGGTGCGCGATATTGCCAAGGCACTCGGCCTGCCACCGGATCAGGTCAATGCCCTGGCGGCCTGCTGCGGCCGCTGGACCGACAAGCTGCCACCGGCCGAACGTCTGCGGGAAGCCGGCTTCGATCCCGACAGCCCGATCCTGCGCCGGGTCCTGGCCCTCACCGACCAGTTGATCGGCTTTCCCCGGCATCTGTCGCAGCACCCAGGCGGCTTCGTCATTTCCGAGCAACCGCTGCACCAACTGGTGCCGGTGGAGAATGCCGCGATGGCCGAGCGCAGCATCATCCAGTGGGACAAGGATGACCTCGACCTGATCGGCCTGCTCAAGGTCGATGTACTGGCACTGGGCATGCTCAGCGCGCTGCGGCGCTGCTTCAACCTGATCGAACGCTACCGCGGCAAGCGCTGGAGCATCGCCAGCATTCCTCCAGGCGACAAACCGACCTACGAAATGATCAGCCGCGCCGACACCGTGGGCGTGTTCCAGATCGAATCCCGCGCACAGATGGCCATGTTGCCGCGGCTCAGGCCGCAGAACTTCTACGACCTGGTGATCGAAGTGGCGATCGTGCGCCCGGGGCCGATCCAGGGCGACATGGTTCATCCCTACCTGCGGCGCCGCAACAAAGAGGAGGCAGTCACCTACCCGTCCGAGGAGCTGAAACCGGTGTTCGAGCGAACCCTGGGCGTGCCGCTGTTTCAGGAACAGGTCATGCAGCTGGCCATCGTCGCCGCTGAGTACACGCCCGGTGAAGCCGACGAACTGCGCCGCTCGATGGCGGCCTGGAAGCGTCACGGCGGGTTGGAACACCATCGCGACAAGCTGATGACGAAAATGACCGCACGCGGCTACACCGCGGAATTTGTCACACGCATCTTCGAACAGATCAAAGGCTTTGGCAGTTACGGCTTCCCCGAATCCCACGCCGCCAGCTTCGCCTTGCTCACCTATGCCAGCTGCTGGCTCAAATGCCACGAGCCGGCGGCCTTTGCCTGCGCCTTGATCAACAGCTGGCCGATGGGCTTCTACAGCCCCGACCAGGTGCTGCAGGACGCCCGCCGCCATCGCATTCAGATCCGTCCGGTGGACGTGCGTCACAGCGACTGGGACTGCAGCCTGGAGCCCTGCGACGGCGCGCAGCCGGCGATCCGTCTCGGTCTGCGCATGGTTCGCAGTCTGCGTGAGGAGGTAGGCCAGCGAATTGCCGATGCCCGTCAGCGCGGAGCGTATGTCGATATCGACGACCTCAGCCGCCGCGCCAATCTGGATGCCCGCGCCCGCGAACTGCTGGCCGATGCCGGCGCCCTGCGCGGGCTGGTCGGCCATCGGCACCGTGCGCGCTGGGCGGTGGCCGGGGTGGAAGCACCGCTGCCGCTGTTCGCCGAGCAACCGGCCCGCCACGAAACAGCGGTGGCCCTACCGTTGCCCAGTGCAGGCGAGGACATGCTTACCGACTACGCCACCCTCGGCACCACCCTCGGCCCACACCCACTGAAGCTGCTGCGCAGCCAGTTACACGCCAGACGCTGTCGCAGCTCGCGCGAGCTGCCGGGCATCGAACACGAGCGGCCCGTGCGCGTCGCCGGCCTGGTGATCGGCCGCCAGCGCCCGCAAACCGCCAGCGGGGTGACCTTCGTCACCCTGGAAGACGAGTTCGGCATGATCAACGTAGTGGTCTGGCACGACCTCGCCGAGCGCCAGCGCCGTGTGCTGCTGCAGTCGCAGCTGTTGCAGATCGATGGGCGCCTGGAGTCCCACCAAGGTGTACGTCACGTGATCGCCGGGCGCCTGATCGACCTGACCCCGCTGCTGACCGGACTCAATGTGCGCAGCCGCGACTTTCACTAG
- a CDS encoding TetR/AcrR family transcriptional regulator gives MASNKREQLILTAQALFSREGYHATGIDRILAESGVAKMTLYKHFKSKDELILAVLDMLQEGTLQQLAVIRQQLPPREALLRTFDGLHLWIHQDGFRGCSFANATAEFQDRTHPIHRQAALFKAASTAHFHELVDALGVAQPGALALQLQFLLEGAMSMAHVQGPGDQALIARAAAEVLLAGAQTAAA, from the coding sequence ATGGCTTCGAACAAACGCGAGCAGCTGATCCTGACCGCCCAGGCGCTGTTTTCCCGCGAGGGCTATCACGCCACCGGCATCGACCGCATCCTGGCCGAGTCTGGCGTGGCCAAGATGACCCTGTACAAGCACTTCAAGTCCAAGGACGAACTGATCCTCGCCGTGCTCGACATGCTGCAGGAGGGCACGCTGCAGCAACTCGCAGTGATCCGCCAGCAACTGCCGCCGCGCGAGGCGCTGCTGCGCACCTTCGATGGCTTGCACCTGTGGATCCATCAGGACGGTTTCCGCGGTTGCAGCTTCGCCAACGCCACCGCTGAGTTCCAGGACCGCACACACCCGATTCACCGCCAGGCGGCGCTGTTCAAGGCGGCATCCACTGCGCATTTCCATGAGCTGGTGGACGCACTGGGCGTGGCGCAGCCCGGGGCGCTGGCCCTGCAGCTGCAGTTTCTACTGGAAGGCGCGATGAGCATGGCCCACGTGCAGGGTCCGGGCGATCAGGCGCTGATCGCCCGCGCGGCCGCCGAGGTATTGCTCGCCGGTGCACAGACGGCTGCTGCGTAG